A stretch of the Ostrea edulis chromosome 9, xbOstEdul1.1, whole genome shotgun sequence genome encodes the following:
- the LOC125658562 gene encoding interleukin 17-like protein, giving the protein MRLDAKKQLTLSNVPNSYVEKTTHIHRHDASCPSKNDIMKGGKSRTSLCPTYEETDVDVNRIPRKVVQRRCKCVNCLPVFDSSMGSRTFSRCVPTFQYQMVLRRVGCQEGLYQYKPVMEPFVVGCSCKLFFKK; this is encoded by the exons ATGCGGCTTGACGCCAAGAAACAGCTTACTCTCAGCAATGTTCCCAACAG TTACGTCGAGAAAACAACCCACATTCACAGACATGACGCCTCGTGTCCTAGTAAAAATGACATCATGAAAGGCGGGAAATCAAGAACTTCTCTTTGCCCAACATATGAAGAAACGGATGTTGACGTCAACAGAATTCCGAGAAAGGTCGTTCAGCGCCGGTGTAAGTGTGTCAACTGTCTACCCGTCTTTGACAGTTCCATGGGAAGCCGGACGTTCTCCAGGTGTGTGCCCACCTTCCAGTACCAGATGGTTCTCCGGAGAGTCGGTTGTCAGGAGGGACTGTACCAGTATAAACCAGTCATGGAACCTTTCGTCGTCGGATGTTCATGCAAACTTTTCTTTAAGAAGTAG